The sequence below is a genomic window from Halosolutus gelatinilyticus.
TCGATCGATCGGACACGGGGTAGATGTGCCCAGTAATCAAATAGTTGTGACTACCACGAAAGCCCCTCCCGTGTCGGCTGATCGGGATGCCACCGTGGGTGGGAATGAAAGGAGCTGCCGTGCTCGGCGAACCCGGCGGACCCAAGCACCGCAGGACGAAGTCCGAGGAGCGCAGGGAGGCCTGGGAGTCGAGCGCGGCAGGGGCTTTCGTGGTGTTTTCAGTGGTTATAGGGACCCACTTCGAGTGAGCGCATATGAACGCGCCGCCAAACACGCGTAAGACCTAACCAGCCGCTGTGGCTATGGAGTAACGAAGAATCGGACGGGGCCCCGTCCCGCGAGGGCGCCGCGATCGATGTCACCGCGATCGATCCCAACCCACCAGCAGACCGCCACACCCGAGAAATAATGAGCGAGGACACCACACCCGAGGCGACCGAGATTCACGAGTTGGACGAGGACACCGTCGCCCGCATCGCCGCGGGCGAGGTGGTCGAGCGGCCCGCGAGCGCCGTGAAGGAACTCGTCGAGAACAGCGTAGACGCCGGCGCGGAGACGATCGACGTCACCGTCGAGGCGGGCGGCACCGAGTCGATCCGGGTCGCCGACGACGGGCGCGGGATGAGCGAGGCGGACGTCCGCGCGGCCGTCCGCCAGCACACGACCAGCAAGATCGCCGGCCTCGAAGACCTCGAGAAGGGCGTCGCCACCCTCGGGTTCCGCGGCGAGGCGCTGCACACGATCGGCTCCGTCTCGCGGCTGACCGTTCGATCGCGGCCCCGCGACGGGGCCGGCGCGGGGACGGAACTCGTCTACGAGGGCGGCGACGTAGTCTCGGTCGAACCCGCGGGCTGTCCGACGGGGACGATCGTCGAGGTCGAGGACCTCTTCTACAACACTCCGGCCCGACGGAAGTTCCTCAAAACGACCGCGACGGAGTTCGCCCACGTCAACCGGGTCGTCACGCGCTACGCGCTGGCGAATCCCGACGTCGCGGTCTCGCTGACCCACGACGGCCGCGAGGTGTTCGCCACGACGGGCCAGGGCGACCTGCAGGCCGCGGTCCTCGCGGTCTACGGCCGCGAGGTCGCGTCGGCGATGATCCCGGTCCAGGCCGACGGGGAAGAACTCCCGCCGGGGCCGCTCGAATCGATCTCGGGGGTCGTCTCCCATCCCGAGACGAACCGATCGAGCCGAGAGTACCTCGCGACCTACGTCAACGGGCGCGCCGTGACCGCCGACGCGATCCGCGAGGGGATCATGGGCGCCTACGGCACGCAACTCGGGAGCGATCGCTACCCGTTCGTCGTCCTCTTTCTCGACGTGCCCGGCGACGCGGTGGACGTGAACGTCCACCCGCGCAAGCGCGAAGTCCGGTTCGACGACGACGACGCCGTCCGCCGCCAGGTCGACGCCGCGGTCGAGGCCGCACTGCTCGACCACGGCCTCCTGCGATCGCGCGCACCCCGCGGTCGATCGGCGCCCGGCGAGGCTCGTCTCGAACCCGGAACGCTGGACGAGACGGCGGGCCGATCGGACGCGGACGACGGGATCGACACCGCCGAGACGTCGACCGATCGCGAAGCGACCGAGCGACCGAGCGATCGCGAAGCGGACCGATCGAGCGGGATCGAGACGTCGTCGTCCCCTCCGACGGAGCCGCTCGACGATCCGGCGACAGGAGAACCGGGTCACTCTACCGATCCGGGCGAAACCGGATCCGCGGAGCCCGCGGAACCGGGCGACGATCGGATCCGCGACGAGCCGACGGCCCGTTCTCCGTCCGACTCCCCGGCGAACGCGACGGGGGCGACCCCCGGTACCGAAGAGCCGACGCCGGTCGAGGGCGAATCCGACTCCGATCACACCCACGCGCCCGATCGCCCCCGCGAGTTCGACGCCGACGCCGATCGGAAGTTCGACGGACCGAGCGAACAGCGAACGCTCGCGGGCGAGGTGGCGACGGGCGACGAGACCGAGTTCGAGTCGCTGCCGCCGCTGCGCGTGCTCGGCCAGGTGCGGGATACCTACCTCGTCTGCGAGGCGCCGGACGGCCTCGCGCTGATCGACCAGCACGCCGCCGACGAGCGGGTCAATTACGAGCGGCTGCGAGACGCATTCGCCGACGATCCCGCCGCGCAGGCGCTCGCCTCACCGGTCGAACTCGAACTGACCGCGATCGAGGCGGAGGCGTTCGAGAGCTACAAGGCGGCCCTCGAGCGGCTGGGCTTTTACGCCGATCGGGTCGACGATCGGACCGTCGCGGTGACGACGGTGCCGGCGGTGTTCGCGGAGACGCTCGAACCCGATGCGCTCCGAGACGTCCTCGCGTCGTTCGTCGACGGCGATCGCGAGTCGGGCTCTGAGACGGTCGACGCCCTGGCCGACGAGTTCCTGGGCGATCTGGCCTGTTACCCGTCGATCACCGGAAACACGTCGCTGACCGAAGGATCGGTGATCGACCTGTTGGAGGCGCTCGACGGCTGCGAAAATCCCTACGCCTGCCCGCACGGCCGGCCGGTGATCGTCGAGATCGACGAGGAGGAGATCGAGGATCGGTTCGAGCGGGACTATCCCGGCCACGGCGGCTGATCGGCGGCGTCACGTCCAGGCGCCGATCGGCGGCGCCGCTTGCGTCTCACCGGCGGTCCGTTCGCCGCGTTTCGGTGTGGTTGAACTCGTACCAGACCCCGACGAGAGCGAGCACGAGGAGGACGAAGAGCCCGCCGAGAACCAGGGTCTCCGGCAATCCGGCCAGTTCCGCTTCGACGAGACCGCCCGCCCACCCCGCGATCAGGACGAGCAGACCCGTGGCGGCGATAACGAGGATCATCAGTCGATCGGTCAGTTCACTCATGGCTCGGCCTATCGCTCCGCCGAGGATAACGGCCGAGCCTGCAGTCGAAGCCCGACGTTCGCGGCGCGATCGGGCGCCGGAGCCGCGTCGGTTCCGCACGCCGGAGCGGGGGTCGCGACGGCCGTTCACTCGGCGCGTTCGCGGCGGTAGAGCCAGATCGAACAGACGAGCGCGATCGCGCCGGCGGCGGTGGCGATTCCGAACGCGATCCGGTAGCCGGTCTCGGTGTAGACCCGGACGCCGCCGACGAGCTCGCCCGTCCAGTAGGCGTCGAGCGCCCACCCCATCGCCGTGGGGAGCATCGCGGCGCCGAAGAAGCCCGCCCCGTTGATCGTCCCGGTCGAGATCCCGCTGGCGCTGTTCGGGTGGCGCTCCTTGACGATCGTGTAGCTGAGGACGAAGGTTCCGAGCAACACCCCTGCCACGAAGAACGACGTTCCGACGACCCACAGCGGCGGGTCGCCGGTCGCGGCGATCGCGCCGAGCGCGAGGACGAACGCGACGGCGCCGACGACCATCAGGTCGACCCGCCGCCCGAGGCGATCGGAGAGCCAGCCGATCGACGGCGGGCCGACAACGGTGCCGATCCCGCCCAGGAGGGTGAACACGGAGGCGTACGCGACCGAGACGCCGTAGGTCTGGACCACGTACGGAACCCCCCAGAGGCCGAACAGCGTGAGGTTCACCCCGGTCGAGCAGAACAGCAGGACGCTGACGACCCAGATGTAGGGGTCCCGAAGGACGGCCGACAGGTTCCGCCGAAGCTCGGCGTCGGTCAGGGAGGGCTGTCCCGGCACGCCCTCGATCGGTTCGAACCCCGCGTCTTCCGGCGTGTCGCGGACAACGAGGAAGACCACGACGGAGAAAAGGAGTCCGAAGACGCCGAGGCCGCCGATCGCCGGTCGCCAGCCGACCGCATCGACGGCGAGTGCAAGCGGCGTGGTCGCGAGCACGCCGCCGATCCCGGAAACCGCGAATCCGAGGCCGCTCATCGTCGCGAACTCGTCGGCGCGATACCAGCTGGCGCTGAATCGGAGGAGGCAGACGAAGAGCACGCTCCCGCCGAGGCCGACGAGCCCGCGGGCGGCGAGCGCCGCGAGGTAGCCGTCGGCCAGCGCGAACCAGATCGCGCCGACGTTCATCACGATCCCGCCCGCCGTCGCCGTCCGCCGGGGACCGACCCGATCGGCCAGCACCCCGGTCGGGATCTGCATGGCGGCGTACACCCAGAAGAACATCGCGTGGAGCGTCCCCAGTTGCGCGCCGGTCGTCCCGAACGCGACCATGAGGTCCGCCGCGAGGACGGCCGAGGAGAGCCGGTTGACGTTCACGAGCAGGAAGACGACGCCCAGGACCCCCCAGAGGAGCCACCGTCGCCGGAGCGGATCGCGCCAGAGTCCCATTCGTGTTCGTCCCGAGTCGCCGCTCGACCACGGAAAGCGTTGCACTAGCGGAAAGGCCGGCCGGGATTCGTCGCCGCCCTCGAATATCGCCACCGGTAGGTCGATCGACTCCGTAGCGATCCCCATGTGCGACCTCGACGGCTCGGACGCCGGCGGCCAGTTCGTCCGATCGGCGCTCGCCCTCGCCGTCCTCGAGAACGAACCGATCCGAATCGAGAACGTCCGCGGCGACCGATCGACGCCCGGCCTCCGTCACCAGCACCTCGCGGTCCTCGAGACGATGGCCGAGATCTGCGAGGCCGACGTCTCGGGCGCGGAACTCGGCGCGGAGACGATCGAGTTCGACCCGGATCTCGAGGTCGGCGGACGCAACGGCGCCGGAGTCGGTGCCGATCGCCCGCGCCTGCCCGGCGGCGACTACGCCGTCGATATCGGAACGGCCGGCAGCGTCACGCTGCTGTTCGAGGCGCTCCTGCCGCTGGCGACCATCCTCGAGTCGCCGCTGTCGATCGTCGCCACCGGCGGCACGGACGTGGCGTGGTCGCCGCCGATCGACTACCTCAGGCACGTGAAACTTCCCCTCGTCCGTCGGTGCGGACTCGTCGCCGCCTGCGAGGTCGAGCGGCGCGGGTTCTACCCCGACGGCGGCGGCCGGGCCGCGCTCCACCTGGCGCCGTCGAACCTGCGGGCGATCGAACTCGCCGAACGCGGCCCGATAGAGGGTGTTCGATGTTACTCGACGGAGTCGACCTCGCTTGCGGACCGCGACGTGGCTCGCAGGCAACTCGAGGGGGCGCTCGAGCGGCTATCGATTGCGGATCGCGAGGACGAACCCGCTGTCGCCGGAGCGGACGCGATCGGAAACGGCGACGCACGAGCGATCGACGACTCGATCGAGGTCCTCGATCGCCGGGAACTGACTGTGTCGAGTCCGAGTCCCGGCTCCGCGATCGTGCTCCGGATCGACCACGGTACCGGCGTCGCCGGATTATCGGCGCTCGGCGAGCGGGGAACACCCGCGGAGCGAGTCGGCGAGGACGCGGCCGACGCCGCGCGCGACTGGCTCGAAGGGGCGGCGCCGGTCGATCGGCACCTGGCCGACCAGTTGCTGGTCTTGCTCGCCGTCGCGGGCGGTCGAATCCGGGTTCCGACCGTCACCGACCACGTCGCGGCGGGGTGTAATCTCCTCCGATCGTTCGGGATCGAACCGACGGTTACGGACGACGGCGAGACGGCGATCGTCTCGATCGGCGCTTCGACGACGCTGCTCTAAGAGTTGGAATCGCGAGGTCGCACCCATCAAGATCGTCCGGCTCCGAAAGTCGGTTTCGATCCGCAGTCCGCGGGTTCGCCGTCGATCCGACAACGCCACAACTTATAGCGTCGCCGTTCGAGTATCCGGTATGATCGACGCACGCAACACCGTCCGATCGGTGTGGAGGGCCGACCCGTGAGCGAACTCGTCACCTTCGGCGAGACGATGCTTCGGCTCTCGCCGCCCATGAACGAACGACTCGAGGACGCCGACGAGTTCGAGGTCCGGGCCGCGGGCGCGGAGAGCAACGTCGCGATCGCCGCGAACCGGCTGGGGACGCCGGCGACCTGGATCTCGAAGGTGCCGGAGACGCCGCTCGGCCGGCGGGTCGTCGGCGAGCTCCGCAGCTACGGCATCGAGACGGACGTCGTCTGGAGCCACCGGGGCCGACAGGGGACCTACTACCTCGAACACGCGGGGAAGCCCCGCGGCACGAACGTCATCTACGATCGAGCCGATTCGGCCGTCACGACGGCCGAAGCGCGGGAGTTCGACATCGACGTGATCCAGAACGCGACGGTGTTCTTCACGAGCGGGATCACGCCCGCGCTCTCGCCGACGCTGCGCGAGACGACCGCGAACATGCTCAAGGCCGCCCGTCAGGGCGGGACGACGACCGCCTTCGACTTCAACTACCGGAACAAGCTCTGGTCTCCCGACGAAGCGAAGGAGACGCTGACGCGCCTGTTCCCCGGCATCGACGTGCTCGTGATCGCCGCCCGGGACGCCCGCACCGTCCTCGGCTTCGAAGGCGATCCGCGACAGCTCGCCCACAAGCTCGGCTCGCAGTACGACTTCACGACCGTCATCGTGACCCGCGGCTCCGAGGGGGCGATCGGCTGGCACGACAGCGTCGTTCACGACCAGCCGGCCTACGAGACCGACACCGTCGACGCGATCGGAACCGGCGACGCCTTCACCGGTGCGTTCATCGCCCGTCGACTCGACGGCGACGACGTCCCGACCGCGCTCGAGTACGCCGCCGCCGCCGCGGCGCTCAAGCGGACGATTCCCGGCGACATCGCGCTCGTCACCGAGGAGGAGGTCGAGAGCGTCGTCAGGGGCGCGGCCGACGACATTTCACGGTAGACCGAACGCGAGTCGGACGCGACCGATCGCCTGCTTGCCCGTTCGCCCGTTCGGGGCGATCGCGGCGCGAATTCGAGGGCTGACAGGGAGTACCAGCCACAATTTGACGGTTCTGTCAGAAAGGACTTTACGTGCCCGTTGGAATCCGGCGAGTGCAATGAACCGCATCACGACCGTTGCACTCGCGGCCATGATCGCGCTGGCACCCCTGACCGCCGTCGTCACGGGCGCGAGCGCGACGCAGCCCTCCGCCGCAGTTCAGGACAGCGAATCGAACGCCTACGCCGGAACGCACGTCGCGTTCGAGACCTCGAACGACGCCCTGCTCGACTACCGTGTCGGCGGCGAGCAGGTGTTCGAGAACGTCACCGTCCAGTCCAAACAGGACCACCGCGGAAGCGCCGGCGCCGGCGCGGACGTCGGCCTCGGCGCTGTGGTGGACCTCTCCGGCATCGGTCTCGAACTCGATGCACAGAGTCAGACGCGCGCTGAGATCGCCACGGAGGGATCCGCCTCGCTGACGGCTCACGACAGCGAGCGGGGAATCCTCACCGTCGACGCCGGCGACGAGGCGCAGTACGTCCACCTGAACCTCTCCAGCAACGCCGAAGCGAGCCAGGAGGGCGACGATCGCGTCATCGTCGAGACCGACGAGCGCACCGGCGCGTTCGTCGTGGTCGGCGACGGCGAGGTCGCGGTCAACGACGAGGGCGACGTCGTGGCCGATCTCGAGAGCGAGTCGACGCTCGTCTTCCGATCGTACGAGAAGGGCGAGCGCGACGAGGACGCCAAAGAGCAGGAGCGGTTAATCGCCAACGGAACGGCGACCGCCGAGGTGTACGCCGAGGAGCGCGACGGCGAGCGCGTCGCTGACGTCGCGACCTACGGCCACGACCTCACCGTCGAGACCGCGAACGAGAGCGAAGAGCGAATCGAGATGACCGTCGAGCGCGCCCAGCACGAGGGCACGATCGTCATCGTGTCGATCTCCGAGGCGGCGCTCGCGGCCGCCGACGGTGCCGAAGACTTCGCGGTGACGATCGACGGCGAGGCCGCCGTCGAGGCCTCCTCGTACGGCGAACTCGAGGGCGGCATCGGCGAGGAGCACCGGTACATGGTGACGCAGTCGAGCGACGCTTCGGCGGCGGCTGACGTCCTCGTCGCCGTCGAGCACTTCTCGGAGCGAGAAGTGGTCGTTCAGAGCGGCGATAGCGACGCCGACGGATCGGACGGCGGTTCCGGTGGCGACTCCAACGAGAGCGACACCGGTGAGGGCGACGATGACGACAGCGACAGCGTGCCCGGCTTCGGCGCCGTCGTCTCGCTCGCGGCGCTGCTAGTCGCCGTCGTCGCTCGCGTCCGCCGCTAACGCTATCTCCGTTTTTGCTTCGTATCGACGTATTTCGATCGCGATCGGTTCGATCGGTCGATCACCATCGCCCCGAATACTCGTGTCGTTCCCGTCGGTGTCGATGGTACGCCGACGTCGATTCGTTCGATTATACGCATTATACGTATGCTAGCGTACGTCCAGAAATGCTTATTATTAATAGTGGCCTAGAGGTCGGCGATCACCGATGAGATCCTTCGACGAGATGAACCACATGTTCAGCGAGATGGACCGCACGTTCGATCAGCTCCGATCGGCCTGGTGGAAGGAGATGGCGATGCCCCGGATCGATCCCGGGCGACCGGCCCTCGAAGGCGACCGGACGATCGGTGACGCCACCGCCGTCACGCTCGAGGACGAGGGCGACGCCTACGTATTCGTCATGGACCTGCCCGGTTTCGAGACGGAGGACATCGACCTCACTCTCGACGACGGCGTCCTGTCGGTGTACGCCCATCACGACGCCGAGGAAGGATCCGACGCCTACCGAACCGTCCGGTCGCGCCGGGTCGAGAAACGGGTCCCGATCCCGAAGGAGATCGTGGTCGATGAGATCGCGGCGAGCTACCACAACGGCGTCCTCGACGTTCGCCTCCCGATCGTCGAGGACGAGCGCGAAGAATCGGGCCACCGAATCGACATCGACTAAGTATCCGTGACGATCGGATCGACTGCCACCGAACCCGGCGACATCACCCATAGTTATTTTTGTCGACTGGAGTGTGAGCACCGTTCGTGAGCCGAGCGATCCGGCACGCGACGACTGCGGACGTCTGGGCGATCCACGAGACGGCCCGCGAAAGCTGGCACGCCGCGTACGACGACCTCCTCGGGCCGGACAGGGTCGACGAGATCGTCGACGAGTGGTACGCGATCGGCGACGTCGAATCGTCGATCGACGAAACGACCGGGCGAGACGACGCGGCGTTTTTCGTCGCCGAGTCGGACAGCAGCGGCCACCACCGCGTGGATTCCGATGCGGAGACGGCGCCCGATTCGAACCCGACCGAGACGGTTATGGGCCCGCCCTGCAGCGGATTCGCCCACGTCGTCCCGTGGCCGGAGAACGACGCCGTCGCGTACCTCGCCCGGATCTACGTCCGCCCGGACGACTGGGGCGAGGGCGTCGGAACGGCGTTACTCGAACGCGTCGAACGCGAGTTCGCGCACGCGTTCGATCGGCTTCGGCTGGCCGTCCTCGCGGACAACGACGTCGGCGTCTCGTTCTGCGAGTCGCGGGCGTTCGAGCGCGTCGACACGTACGACAGCGACCTGGGCGACGATCTCGAGGAGTACGTCTACGAACAGGCCTTCTGACCGGACGACCCGCCCGATCGATCCCGGGCGTTTTTGTTAGATCAAATATACGTAGGCGTATGGACTGGACCGTCACCCAGGCGACGCCGGAAACGGCGCCGATCGTCCGCGACGTCGCTCGCGAGAGCTGGCACGCGGCCTACGACGAGTTCCTCTGCCCGGAGACGGTCGACGGGATGATCGACGAGTGGTACGCGATCGACGAACTGACGGAATCGATCGCCGCCGCGGCCGAGCGAGAGGACGCGACGTTCCTGCTCGCCGTTTCGGAGACGGAAATCGGGACGGGCATTGGGGAGGACGGCGAAGTCGCCGGATTCGCGCACGCCGGCGTCTCTCCGGACACCCCCTCGATCGGTTCGCTGGTTCGACTGTACGCCCGCCCGTCGGTCTGGGGAACCGGAGTCGGAACGGCGTTGCTCGAACGG
It includes:
- a CDS encoding MFS transporter → MGLWRDPLRRRWLLWGVLGVVFLLVNVNRLSSAVLAADLMVAFGTTGAQLGTLHAMFFWVYAAMQIPTGVLADRVGPRRTATAGGIVMNVGAIWFALADGYLAALAARGLVGLGGSVLFVCLLRFSASWYRADEFATMSGLGFAVSGIGGVLATTPLALAVDAVGWRPAIGGLGVFGLLFSVVVFLVVRDTPEDAGFEPIEGVPGQPSLTDAELRRNLSAVLRDPYIWVVSVLLFCSTGVNLTLFGLWGVPYVVQTYGVSVAYASVFTLLGGIGTVVGPPSIGWLSDRLGRRVDLMVVGAVAFVLALGAIAATGDPPLWVVGTSFFVAGVLLGTFVLSYTIVKERHPNSASGISTGTINGAGFFGAAMLPTAMGWALDAYWTGELVGGVRVYTETGYRIAFGIATAAGAIALVCSIWLYRRERAE
- a CDS encoding GNAT family N-acetyltransferase → MDWTVTQATPETAPIVRDVARESWHAAYDEFLCPETVDGMIDEWYAIDELTESIAAAAEREDATFLLAVSETEIGTGIGEDGEVAGFAHAGVSPDTPSIGSLVRLYARPSVWGTGVGTALLERVETDLRSVCDRLRLVVLADNEVGVSFYESRGFDRVETRAADVGDGLEECVYEKPL
- a CDS encoding Hsp20/alpha crystallin family protein, whose protein sequence is MRSFDEMNHMFSEMDRTFDQLRSAWWKEMAMPRIDPGRPALEGDRTIGDATAVTLEDEGDAYVFVMDLPGFETEDIDLTLDDGVLSVYAHHDAEEGSDAYRTVRSRRVEKRVPIPKEIVVDEIAASYHNGVLDVRLPIVEDEREESGHRIDID
- the rtcA gene encoding RNA 3'-terminal phosphate cyclase; the protein is MCDLDGSDAGGQFVRSALALAVLENEPIRIENVRGDRSTPGLRHQHLAVLETMAEICEADVSGAELGAETIEFDPDLEVGGRNGAGVGADRPRLPGGDYAVDIGTAGSVTLLFEALLPLATILESPLSIVATGGTDVAWSPPIDYLRHVKLPLVRRCGLVAACEVERRGFYPDGGGRAALHLAPSNLRAIELAERGPIEGVRCYSTESTSLADRDVARRQLEGALERLSIADREDEPAVAGADAIGNGDARAIDDSIEVLDRRELTVSSPSPGSAIVLRIDHGTGVAGLSALGERGTPAERVGEDAADAARDWLEGAAPVDRHLADQLLVLLAVAGGRIRVPTVTDHVAAGCNLLRSFGIEPTVTDDGETAIVSIGASTTLL
- a CDS encoding PGF-CTERM sorting domain-containing protein, whose product is MNRITTVALAAMIALAPLTAVVTGASATQPSAAVQDSESNAYAGTHVAFETSNDALLDYRVGGEQVFENVTVQSKQDHRGSAGAGADVGLGAVVDLSGIGLELDAQSQTRAEIATEGSASLTAHDSERGILTVDAGDEAQYVHLNLSSNAEASQEGDDRVIVETDERTGAFVVVGDGEVAVNDEGDVVADLESESTLVFRSYEKGERDEDAKEQERLIANGTATAEVYAEERDGERVADVATYGHDLTVETANESEERIEMTVERAQHEGTIVIVSISEAALAAADGAEDFAVTIDGEAAVEASSYGELEGGIGEEHRYMVTQSSDASAAADVLVAVEHFSEREVVVQSGDSDADGSDGGSGGDSNESDTGEGDDDDSDSVPGFGAVVSLAALLVAVVARVRR
- the mutL gene encoding DNA mismatch repair endonuclease MutL, whose protein sequence is MSEDTTPEATEIHELDEDTVARIAAGEVVERPASAVKELVENSVDAGAETIDVTVEAGGTESIRVADDGRGMSEADVRAAVRQHTTSKIAGLEDLEKGVATLGFRGEALHTIGSVSRLTVRSRPRDGAGAGTELVYEGGDVVSVEPAGCPTGTIVEVEDLFYNTPARRKFLKTTATEFAHVNRVVTRYALANPDVAVSLTHDGREVFATTGQGDLQAAVLAVYGREVASAMIPVQADGEELPPGPLESISGVVSHPETNRSSREYLATYVNGRAVTADAIREGIMGAYGTQLGSDRYPFVVLFLDVPGDAVDVNVHPRKREVRFDDDDAVRRQVDAAVEAALLDHGLLRSRAPRGRSAPGEARLEPGTLDETAGRSDADDGIDTAETSTDREATERPSDREADRSSGIETSSSPPTEPLDDPATGEPGHSTDPGETGSAEPAEPGDDRIRDEPTARSPSDSPANATGATPGTEEPTPVEGESDSDHTHAPDRPREFDADADRKFDGPSEQRTLAGEVATGDETEFESLPPLRVLGQVRDTYLVCEAPDGLALIDQHAADERVNYERLRDAFADDPAAQALASPVELELTAIEAEAFESYKAALERLGFYADRVDDRTVAVTTVPAVFAETLEPDALRDVLASFVDGDRESGSETVDALADEFLGDLACYPSITGNTSLTEGSVIDLLEALDGCENPYACPHGRPVIVEIDEEEIEDRFERDYPGHGG
- a CDS encoding GNAT family N-acetyltransferase: MSRAIRHATTADVWAIHETARESWHAAYDDLLGPDRVDEIVDEWYAIGDVESSIDETTGRDDAAFFVAESDSSGHHRVDSDAETAPDSNPTETVMGPPCSGFAHVVPWPENDAVAYLARIYVRPDDWGEGVGTALLERVEREFAHAFDRLRLAVLADNDVGVSFCESRAFERVDTYDSDLGDDLEEYVYEQAF
- the kdgK1 gene encoding bifunctional 2-dehydro-3-deoxygluconokinase/2-dehydro-3-deoxygalactonokinase, with translation MSELVTFGETMLRLSPPMNERLEDADEFEVRAAGAESNVAIAANRLGTPATWISKVPETPLGRRVVGELRSYGIETDVVWSHRGRQGTYYLEHAGKPRGTNVIYDRADSAVTTAEAREFDIDVIQNATVFFTSGITPALSPTLRETTANMLKAARQGGTTTAFDFNYRNKLWSPDEAKETLTRLFPGIDVLVIAARDARTVLGFEGDPRQLAHKLGSQYDFTTVIVTRGSEGAIGWHDSVVHDQPAYETDTVDAIGTGDAFTGAFIARRLDGDDVPTALEYAAAAAALKRTIPGDIALVTEEEVESVVRGAADDISR